Proteins encoded within one genomic window of Festucalex cinctus isolate MCC-2025b chromosome 18, RoL_Fcin_1.0, whole genome shotgun sequence:
- the aff4 gene encoding AF4/FMR2 family member 4 isoform X1, with amino-acid sequence MAFHAGNMNREDRNVLRMKERERRNQEIQQGGGGEAFAANSPLFPEPYKVSSKEDKLSSRIQSMLGNYDEMKEPLGEALPKLSAKPSNSSSSSEDKSGAPLFADGQRGGGGSQSSKWTPVGPASAAASSSQSQKRSGLQGGHGSQRGGGGSSGGSQRHGDKKSSKHGGGGSEHSKSHTSSPAKGSLGSSGGNGHSRSSLAAEQHHGKERYRSKSPRDQEANWDSPSRLHTSFPSGQHSSQAFPPSLMSKPGSMLQKPTAYVRPMDGQETAEAKSSQAESYGRQSHGTAAAAMGEMKANGKASLTKLKIPSQPLEGSGDSNCVDEILKEMTQSWPPPLTAIHTPCKTEPSKFPFPTKDSHSFSSGQKRGSSSKSSSSHQSKTCEDQPTMLEDDLKLSSSEDSDGEQDSAKNASRNTSASHNSEGAEQSRDDSSSHSGSESSSGSDSESESSTSDSETNEPLRPASPEPEQPMANKWQLDNWFKKAAPPSPLDNSGVQTKSKKEGRDNGSGRGYSSQGGGAKDSSAPAPGRDLRVAQKGSGESGRGRQKSPGQSESGAGNRRPVGKKQPKKCEKAPAPVLLEEPKGGLRVESEPAPDIPPHRAKAATKGSRKPSIKKEAKSSPRTSNAGTAAAMPDKRKAKSVSKSTRGGGGGGGGKSREFVDTDSSSSDSEGNDSSVPSSSQTPKYAAESVRTPVCVFSPMEEKELLSPLSDPDERYAGPRQPPHVLLVKIDLSLLSRIPGRPYKEPADIKAERDDSQDRDAAKDFGKQSSEKRSEKAKRKHKNDEEGAKPDSKRYKMEEKSQSHHKSSSKESKRCLEKKEDPVPSPSMAGLQQQQRTAKGEHGAGRKRTLSQSSTSLSSGAGSGKEGGHGAKSASASKHRKGDDKGRAAAAARDSKEKSSKGCENQLAAVAPLSTDGSKSQRSKLPFEDRAHSADHYLQEAKKLKHNADALLDRFEKAIYYLDAVVSFIECGNALEKSAQEAKSPFPMYAETVELIKYTMKLKSYMAPDATPADKRVAVLCLRCQSLLHLRLFKLRKDSALKYSKTLTEQLKNSLSSSQAPSPGMGNKAAAAAGMPSPVSPKLSPGTAGGYSSVASGGSAAAGSSVTIPQRIHQMAASYVQVTSNFLYATEVWDQAEQLAKEQKDFFQELDKVMAPLLFNSSSMTELVRYTRQGLHWLRLDAKTLMA; translated from the exons ATGGCCTTTCACGCAGG CAACATGAACCGTGAGGACCGCAATGTGCTCCGAATGAAAGAACGAGAAAGGAGAAATCAAGAGATCCagcagggaggaggaggagaagcgtTTGCAGCAAATTCCCCACTTTTCCCCGAACCGTACAAAGTG TCCAGCAAAGAAGATAAACTGTCCAGCCGTATCCAGAGCATGCTGGGCAATTACGACGAAATGAAAGAACCGCTTGGCGAAGCGCTTCCCAAGCTGAGCGCCAAACCCTCCAACAGCTCGTCTTCCTCCGAGGACAAAAGCGGCGCGCCGTTGTTCGCCGACGGCCAGCGAGGAGGCGGCGGCAGTCAGAGCAGCAAGTGGACTCCCGTCGGCCCCGcctcggccgccgcctcctcgtcCCAGTCGCAGAAACGCTCCGGACTGCAAGGGGGGCACGGTAGCCAGaggggcggcggcggcagtAGCGGCGGTAGCCAAAGACACGGCGACAAGAAGTCGAGTAAACACGGCGGCGGAGGCTCGGAGCACTCCAAGTCGCACACGTCCAGTCCGGCTAAGGGCTCGCTCGGCTCCTCCGGCGGCAACGGCCACTCGCGGAGCTCCTTGGCCGCCGAGCAGCATCACGGCAAGGAGCGCTACCGCTCCAAGTCGCCGCGGGACCAAGAGGCCAACTGGGACTCGCCCTCGCGGCTTCACACTTCCTTCCCCAGCGGGCAGCACTCCAGTCAGGCTTTCCCCCCGTCGCTCATGTCCAAACCGGGCTCCATGCTCCAGAAGCCCACCGCCTACGTCCGGCCCATGGACGGCCAGGAGACGGCGGAAGCCAAGAGCTCGCAAGCCGAAAGCTACGGCAGGCAGTCGcacggcaccgccgccgccgccatggGGGAGATGAAGGCCAACGGCAAGGCCTCGCTCACCAAACTCAAGATCCCCTCGCAGCCTCTAGAG GGATCTGGTGATTCCAACTGCGTCGATGAGATTCTAAAG GAAATGACTCAGTCGTGGCCCCCTCCATTGACAGCGATCCACACCCCCTGCAAGACGGAGCCCTCCAAGTTTCCCTTCCCCACCAAG GATTCTCACTCGTTTTCAAGTGGACAGA AGCGAGGCAGTTCTTCCAAAAGCTCCAGCAGCCACCAGTCCAAAACTTGCGAGGACCAGCCGAC TATGCTGGAAGATGACCTCAAGCTCAGCAGCAGCGAGGACAGCGATGGCGAGCAGGACTCTGCCAAGAATGCCTCAAGAAACACATCTGCAAG CCATAACAGCGAAGGAGCCGAGCAGTCGCGAGACGATTCGAGTAGCCACAGCGGCTCGGAGAGCAGCTCGGGTTCGGACAGTGAGAGCGAGAGCAGCACCAGCGACAGCGAGACCAACGAGCCCCTGCGGCCCGCTTCGCCCGAG CCCGAGCAACCGATGGCCAACAAGTGGCAGCTGGACAACTGGTTCAAGAAGGCCGCCCCGCCGTCGCCGCTGGACAACAGCGGCGTTCAAACCAAGAGCAAAAAAGAGGGCCGAGATAACGGCTCGGGGCGTGGCTACAGCAGCCAGGGAGGCGGAGCCAAAGATTCCTCTGCCCCAGCACCCGGCAGGGACCTCCGGGTGGCGCAAAAGGGCAGCGGCGAGAGCGGACGCGGTCGGCAGAAATCTCCCGGCCAGAGCGAGAGCGGCGCCGGCAACCGCAGGCCCGTGGGCAAGAAACAGCCCAAGAAGTGCGAAAAAGCGCCGGCGCCGGTGCTGCTGGAGGAGCCCAAAGGAGGCCTGCGGGTGGAAAGCGAGCCGGCGCCCGACATCCCGCCTCATCGGGCCAAAGCCGCCACCAAAGGTTCCCGCAAGCCCAGCATCAAAAAGGAAGCCAAATCCTCCCCGCGGACCAGCAACGCCGGCACCGCGGCGGCGATGCCGGACAAGCGCAAGGCCAAAAGCGTCTCCAAGTCCacccgcggcggcggcggcggcggcggcggcaagtCCCGCGAGTTCGTCGACACGGACTCGTCGTCGTCCGACTCGGAGGGCAACGACAGCAGCGTGCCGTCGTCCTCGCAGACGCCCAAGTACGCGGCGGAGAGCGTGCGGACGCCCGTCTGCGTCTTCTCGCCCATGGAGGAGAAGGAGCTGCTGTCGCCGCTCAGCGACCCCGACGAGCGCTACGCCGGCCCCCGGCAACCGCCGCACGTCCTCCTCGTCAAAATAG ATCTCAGCCTGCTTTCCAGGATCCCCGGACGGCCGTACAAGGAGCCCGCCGACATCAAAGCGGAGCGCGACGACTCCCAAGACCGAGACGCCGCCAAAGACTTCGGCAAGCAAAGCTCGGAGAAGAGATCGGAGAAGGCCAAGAGGAAGCACAAG aaCGACGAGGAGGGCGCCAAGCCAGACAGCAAGCGAtacaaaatggaggaaaagtCTCAATCGCATCATAAAAGCAGCAGCAAAGA GTCCAAGCGGTGTCTGGAGAAGAAGGAGGATCCGGTGCCGTCGCCGTCCATGGCGggcctgcagcagcagcagcgcacGGCCAAAGGCGAACACGGCGCCGGCCGCAAGCGCACGCTCAGCCAGTCGTCCACGTCGCTGTCCAGCGGGGCGGGCAGCGGCAAGGAAGGAGGCCACGGCGCCAAGAGCGCCTCCGCCTCCAAGCACCGCAAAGGCGACGACAAGGGACGCGCAGCCGCCGCCGCTCGGGACAGCAAG GAGAAATCGTCAAAAGGCTGCGAGAACCAGCTGGCCGCCGTGGCGCCGCTCTCCACCGACGGCTCCAAATCGCAACGGTCCAAGCTGCCGTTTGAGGACAG GGCCCACTCAGCTGATCATTACTTGCAGGAGGCCAAGAAACTTAAACATAATGCCGATGCACTg CTGGACCGTTTTGAGAAGGCCATTTACTACCTGGACGCGGTGGTCTCCTTCATCGAGTGCGGCAACGCCTTGGAGAAGAGCGCCCAGGAGGCCAAGTCGCCGTTCCCCATGTACGCCGAAACGGTGGAACTCATCAA GTACACCATGAAGTTGAAAAGCTACATGGCCCCTGACGCCACACCGGCGGACAAGCGCGTCGCCGTTCTTTG CCTCCGATGTCAGTCTCTGCTGCACTTGCGCTTGTTCAAGCTGAGGAAGGACAGCGCTCTGAAATACTCCAAAACGCTCACAGAGCAGTTGAAG AACTCCCTGAGTAGCAGCCAGGCGCCCTCTCCTGGAATGGGCAA caaggcggcggcggcggcgggcatgCCTTCGCCCGTGTCGCCGAAGCTGTCGCCGGGCACGGCGGGCGGCTACTCGTCGGTCGCCTCCGGCggcagcgccgccgccggctcGTCCGTCACCATCCCGCAGCGCATCCACCAGATGGCCGCCAGCTACGTGCAGGTCACCTCCAATTTCCTCTACGCCACCGAAGTGTGGGACCAGGCCGAGCAGCTGGCCAAGGAGCAGAAAG ATTTCTTCCAGGAGTTGGACAAAGTGATGGCTCCTCTGCTTTTCAACAGCAGCAGCATGACGGAGTTGGTGCGTTACACGCGCCAGGGCCTGCACTGGCTGCGGCTCGACGCCAAGACGCTTATGGCCTAG
- the aff4 gene encoding AF4/FMR2 family member 4 isoform X2 — MNREDRNVLRMKERERRNQEIQQGGGGEAFAANSPLFPEPYKVSSKEDKLSSRIQSMLGNYDEMKEPLGEALPKLSAKPSNSSSSSEDKSGAPLFADGQRGGGGSQSSKWTPVGPASAAASSSQSQKRSGLQGGHGSQRGGGGSSGGSQRHGDKKSSKHGGGGSEHSKSHTSSPAKGSLGSSGGNGHSRSSLAAEQHHGKERYRSKSPRDQEANWDSPSRLHTSFPSGQHSSQAFPPSLMSKPGSMLQKPTAYVRPMDGQETAEAKSSQAESYGRQSHGTAAAAMGEMKANGKASLTKLKIPSQPLEGSGDSNCVDEILKEMTQSWPPPLTAIHTPCKTEPSKFPFPTKDSHSFSSGQKRGSSSKSSSSHQSKTCEDQPTMLEDDLKLSSSEDSDGEQDSAKNASRNTSASHNSEGAEQSRDDSSSHSGSESSSGSDSESESSTSDSETNEPLRPASPEPEQPMANKWQLDNWFKKAAPPSPLDNSGVQTKSKKEGRDNGSGRGYSSQGGGAKDSSAPAPGRDLRVAQKGSGESGRGRQKSPGQSESGAGNRRPVGKKQPKKCEKAPAPVLLEEPKGGLRVESEPAPDIPPHRAKAATKGSRKPSIKKEAKSSPRTSNAGTAAAMPDKRKAKSVSKSTRGGGGGGGGKSREFVDTDSSSSDSEGNDSSVPSSSQTPKYAAESVRTPVCVFSPMEEKELLSPLSDPDERYAGPRQPPHVLLVKIDLSLLSRIPGRPYKEPADIKAERDDSQDRDAAKDFGKQSSEKRSEKAKRKHKNDEEGAKPDSKRYKMEEKSQSHHKSSSKESKRCLEKKEDPVPSPSMAGLQQQQRTAKGEHGAGRKRTLSQSSTSLSSGAGSGKEGGHGAKSASASKHRKGDDKGRAAAAARDSKEKSSKGCENQLAAVAPLSTDGSKSQRSKLPFEDRAHSADHYLQEAKKLKHNADALLDRFEKAIYYLDAVVSFIECGNALEKSAQEAKSPFPMYAETVELIKYTMKLKSYMAPDATPADKRVAVLCLRCQSLLHLRLFKLRKDSALKYSKTLTEQLKNSLSSSQAPSPGMGNKAAAAAGMPSPVSPKLSPGTAGGYSSVASGGSAAAGSSVTIPQRIHQMAASYVQVTSNFLYATEVWDQAEQLAKEQKDFFQELDKVMAPLLFNSSSMTELVRYTRQGLHWLRLDAKTLMA, encoded by the exons ATGAACCGTGAGGACCGCAATGTGCTCCGAATGAAAGAACGAGAAAGGAGAAATCAAGAGATCCagcagggaggaggaggagaagcgtTTGCAGCAAATTCCCCACTTTTCCCCGAACCGTACAAAGTG TCCAGCAAAGAAGATAAACTGTCCAGCCGTATCCAGAGCATGCTGGGCAATTACGACGAAATGAAAGAACCGCTTGGCGAAGCGCTTCCCAAGCTGAGCGCCAAACCCTCCAACAGCTCGTCTTCCTCCGAGGACAAAAGCGGCGCGCCGTTGTTCGCCGACGGCCAGCGAGGAGGCGGCGGCAGTCAGAGCAGCAAGTGGACTCCCGTCGGCCCCGcctcggccgccgcctcctcgtcCCAGTCGCAGAAACGCTCCGGACTGCAAGGGGGGCACGGTAGCCAGaggggcggcggcggcagtAGCGGCGGTAGCCAAAGACACGGCGACAAGAAGTCGAGTAAACACGGCGGCGGAGGCTCGGAGCACTCCAAGTCGCACACGTCCAGTCCGGCTAAGGGCTCGCTCGGCTCCTCCGGCGGCAACGGCCACTCGCGGAGCTCCTTGGCCGCCGAGCAGCATCACGGCAAGGAGCGCTACCGCTCCAAGTCGCCGCGGGACCAAGAGGCCAACTGGGACTCGCCCTCGCGGCTTCACACTTCCTTCCCCAGCGGGCAGCACTCCAGTCAGGCTTTCCCCCCGTCGCTCATGTCCAAACCGGGCTCCATGCTCCAGAAGCCCACCGCCTACGTCCGGCCCATGGACGGCCAGGAGACGGCGGAAGCCAAGAGCTCGCAAGCCGAAAGCTACGGCAGGCAGTCGcacggcaccgccgccgccgccatggGGGAGATGAAGGCCAACGGCAAGGCCTCGCTCACCAAACTCAAGATCCCCTCGCAGCCTCTAGAG GGATCTGGTGATTCCAACTGCGTCGATGAGATTCTAAAG GAAATGACTCAGTCGTGGCCCCCTCCATTGACAGCGATCCACACCCCCTGCAAGACGGAGCCCTCCAAGTTTCCCTTCCCCACCAAG GATTCTCACTCGTTTTCAAGTGGACAGA AGCGAGGCAGTTCTTCCAAAAGCTCCAGCAGCCACCAGTCCAAAACTTGCGAGGACCAGCCGAC TATGCTGGAAGATGACCTCAAGCTCAGCAGCAGCGAGGACAGCGATGGCGAGCAGGACTCTGCCAAGAATGCCTCAAGAAACACATCTGCAAG CCATAACAGCGAAGGAGCCGAGCAGTCGCGAGACGATTCGAGTAGCCACAGCGGCTCGGAGAGCAGCTCGGGTTCGGACAGTGAGAGCGAGAGCAGCACCAGCGACAGCGAGACCAACGAGCCCCTGCGGCCCGCTTCGCCCGAG CCCGAGCAACCGATGGCCAACAAGTGGCAGCTGGACAACTGGTTCAAGAAGGCCGCCCCGCCGTCGCCGCTGGACAACAGCGGCGTTCAAACCAAGAGCAAAAAAGAGGGCCGAGATAACGGCTCGGGGCGTGGCTACAGCAGCCAGGGAGGCGGAGCCAAAGATTCCTCTGCCCCAGCACCCGGCAGGGACCTCCGGGTGGCGCAAAAGGGCAGCGGCGAGAGCGGACGCGGTCGGCAGAAATCTCCCGGCCAGAGCGAGAGCGGCGCCGGCAACCGCAGGCCCGTGGGCAAGAAACAGCCCAAGAAGTGCGAAAAAGCGCCGGCGCCGGTGCTGCTGGAGGAGCCCAAAGGAGGCCTGCGGGTGGAAAGCGAGCCGGCGCCCGACATCCCGCCTCATCGGGCCAAAGCCGCCACCAAAGGTTCCCGCAAGCCCAGCATCAAAAAGGAAGCCAAATCCTCCCCGCGGACCAGCAACGCCGGCACCGCGGCGGCGATGCCGGACAAGCGCAAGGCCAAAAGCGTCTCCAAGTCCacccgcggcggcggcggcggcggcggcggcaagtCCCGCGAGTTCGTCGACACGGACTCGTCGTCGTCCGACTCGGAGGGCAACGACAGCAGCGTGCCGTCGTCCTCGCAGACGCCCAAGTACGCGGCGGAGAGCGTGCGGACGCCCGTCTGCGTCTTCTCGCCCATGGAGGAGAAGGAGCTGCTGTCGCCGCTCAGCGACCCCGACGAGCGCTACGCCGGCCCCCGGCAACCGCCGCACGTCCTCCTCGTCAAAATAG ATCTCAGCCTGCTTTCCAGGATCCCCGGACGGCCGTACAAGGAGCCCGCCGACATCAAAGCGGAGCGCGACGACTCCCAAGACCGAGACGCCGCCAAAGACTTCGGCAAGCAAAGCTCGGAGAAGAGATCGGAGAAGGCCAAGAGGAAGCACAAG aaCGACGAGGAGGGCGCCAAGCCAGACAGCAAGCGAtacaaaatggaggaaaagtCTCAATCGCATCATAAAAGCAGCAGCAAAGA GTCCAAGCGGTGTCTGGAGAAGAAGGAGGATCCGGTGCCGTCGCCGTCCATGGCGggcctgcagcagcagcagcgcacGGCCAAAGGCGAACACGGCGCCGGCCGCAAGCGCACGCTCAGCCAGTCGTCCACGTCGCTGTCCAGCGGGGCGGGCAGCGGCAAGGAAGGAGGCCACGGCGCCAAGAGCGCCTCCGCCTCCAAGCACCGCAAAGGCGACGACAAGGGACGCGCAGCCGCCGCCGCTCGGGACAGCAAG GAGAAATCGTCAAAAGGCTGCGAGAACCAGCTGGCCGCCGTGGCGCCGCTCTCCACCGACGGCTCCAAATCGCAACGGTCCAAGCTGCCGTTTGAGGACAG GGCCCACTCAGCTGATCATTACTTGCAGGAGGCCAAGAAACTTAAACATAATGCCGATGCACTg CTGGACCGTTTTGAGAAGGCCATTTACTACCTGGACGCGGTGGTCTCCTTCATCGAGTGCGGCAACGCCTTGGAGAAGAGCGCCCAGGAGGCCAAGTCGCCGTTCCCCATGTACGCCGAAACGGTGGAACTCATCAA GTACACCATGAAGTTGAAAAGCTACATGGCCCCTGACGCCACACCGGCGGACAAGCGCGTCGCCGTTCTTTG CCTCCGATGTCAGTCTCTGCTGCACTTGCGCTTGTTCAAGCTGAGGAAGGACAGCGCTCTGAAATACTCCAAAACGCTCACAGAGCAGTTGAAG AACTCCCTGAGTAGCAGCCAGGCGCCCTCTCCTGGAATGGGCAA caaggcggcggcggcggcgggcatgCCTTCGCCCGTGTCGCCGAAGCTGTCGCCGGGCACGGCGGGCGGCTACTCGTCGGTCGCCTCCGGCggcagcgccgccgccggctcGTCCGTCACCATCCCGCAGCGCATCCACCAGATGGCCGCCAGCTACGTGCAGGTCACCTCCAATTTCCTCTACGCCACCGAAGTGTGGGACCAGGCCGAGCAGCTGGCCAAGGAGCAGAAAG ATTTCTTCCAGGAGTTGGACAAAGTGATGGCTCCTCTGCTTTTCAACAGCAGCAGCATGACGGAGTTGGTGCGTTACACGCGCCAGGGCCTGCACTGGCTGCGGCTCGACGCCAAGACGCTTATGGCCTAG